From the genome of Leptospira koniambonensis:
TGGTAAACCTACTTATATGTTAGAAGGTTTTACTGGAACTGTAGGAACTCTGATTGACTGGCTTGGAAAAGGGATAGGTCTTTCTGATACTCCTAAAGTATTGAACGAACTTGCTTCTCAAACAAACGACACAGAGGGAGTGATATTTGTTCCTACTGCTTCTGGTATGAGATATCCTCATTTTAATCCGAATGCAAAGGCTTCTGTATTCGGATTGTCTCTTGCGACTCATCGAAGGCATGTTGCAAGAGCAGTACTCGAAGGAATTGCATTATCTTTATTTGATATATTAGAAGGGATCAAGAAGGATACAAATGTTCCTGTAAGTTCCATCATGGTGGACGGGGGGGTTTCCCAATCGGATATACTTTTACAATGTCTTGCGGATTTTTGTAATGTAGAAGTGAAACGTGCGCCTGAGCCTGATATGACAGCTACTGGTGCTGCTTATCTTGCAGGTCTCGGTTCCGGTTACTGGAAAAGTTTAGAAGAATTGAGTAAACTCGAAAGAGGATACAAAATTTTCAAACCTAAGATGGATCCAAAGTTTAGAGAATTAAAATTGGAACGTTGGCATAGAGCGGTTCAATCCACTCTTAAAATAGATTAAATTACTCTTGGATACGAATGGAGCTTACGACGGTGGTCAATTGTTCCGCCAACTCTTCGGTAGGCTCCTCGTCTCCATTATAAGTGATTAAGATCATTCTTTTTTTAGCAGAGACCAGGTAGACCATCCAATGTCTTCCATCTTCTTTTAAAAATTCACAGGCGATGATCTTAGAACCTTCGTTGTTCTCGAAGAATGCAGCCATATCTCTCACAAATTCAATTTTGTGAGTAGCAAGATATCTTTCTATTTCTTCTTCTGGATCGAAACCGCCTTCTTTATTTTCGAAAGCATAGACTTGCATTGCACCGCCGCCATTCTCCTCGAAAAAGGCAGGGATACCTTCGATCACAATATTCTGCCAATGGCCCGGGATGACCATGCTGTACCAGCCGGAGGGAGAACGATAGAGTCTGTAATCTAACTTTTTATCCATTCTAGAAACTATTTCGTCATTTTAATCCGGATAAAAATCCAGGCAAGCATGTTTGGGAATACTTGACATTCGTCTTGTCTCAGTGATTCTCTCCTGGTGATTGCCATCCTGAAAAACAGAAGAGGTCCCTTCTATCTGATCACTACGTTTTTCGCGATCATATTCTTTGCAGTATTCGCGTCGTCTCTTGCGATCCTATTTTCCCTATTCCTGGTCGCAGTCCTAGTTTTATATCCTGTCTTATTGGACTGGTTTTCTCGCTTATATGGTCAGGAAGATATTGCTGACGAGGTACATTTTGCAAAAACCAAAGATGGATGGAATATAGCATTACACAGACATATTCCTCCTATTCCAAATCCTGAACTTGCTCCGGTGATCGTTGTGCATGGGATCGCTACAAATAAGTATGTGATCGATTTGGACAAAAGACATTCTCTTCCTTATTATCTGAAACTAAGAGGTTACGAAGTATTTGCAGTTTCTTTAAGAGGTGCAGGAAGTTCCTACCATGAGAGTAGGGGAGGATACGAAGACTTCACCTTTGATGATTTAGTAAAATATGATGTTCCTGCAATTATCTCCAAAGTGCTTTCTTTGACAGAAAGTAAACGTGTGAATTGGGTCGGCCATTCTATGGGTGCAATGATCTTCTATTCTTATTTAGGGATCACATCCAAATCCGAAAAAGAAAAGATCGCAAGTTTTGTTTCTTTGGGCGGACCGGGAAATCTGAATCATTTAGGTTTGAGCCTGATCGGTTTACTTTCCAGATTTCCTCGTGCCAGAAAAGTTTTAGATCTTAAGTTCGGTGCTTCTATGCTCGCACCTTTGGCAGGAGAAATTTACACACCTATCGATCAGATACTTTATAATCCGAAAGCAACTCGGCCTAGAATAGTGAAAAAGGTAATGAAAAACGCGGTTGAGAATATCAGCGAAGGACTGATTGAACAATTCATGTCTTGGATAGAAACAAAGAAAATGAGTTCCCTCAACGGATTTTATAATTATATAGATCTCCAAAAAGAGATCACGGTCCCTAGTTTATTTATCGCTGGTGCAAATGACGCAATTGCAACTCCTGACACAGTTAGATTCGTATACGAAAGAGCAGGAACTAAGATCAAAAAATTTCATGTGATCTCTAAAGAAGAAGGAGCCAGTGATGATTACGGCCATGGCTGTTTGATCCTTGCGGAGAAGGCAGAAGACGATGTGTTTCCTAAGGTAGAAACCTTCTTAAGAGAACATGGAACCTATAAAAAGCAGAGCTGGTTTTCGAGATTAAAAAGAAAATTCAGACAGAATATTCCAAGATAACACGACATAATCCTGAATTTGCTGCCTTAAAAGAGTGGCATTATTCCTTATATCTCACCAAATCCTGAGTATGTCTCAATATAGATATGCTTAAATAATAAACATATTCTAAAATTGTACCCCTAATTTGAGCACAATATTTAGATTTGGAGAATTGGTACGCTAATTGCATAAGATCTCGGTAGAGCGAAACGAATCCAAAGAGAAAAAGAATCGGATACGTAGAGGTGCTTGACCATGATAGAACTCAAATTTGGGCAAAGAAAAGTAGTTAGCTTCCGAGGTGCAAGGAAGGTTGTCGGTGGTTTAACCGAGAAGAATAAGATCGATATCCTTCTTTATATCAGTAAGGAATTCGCAAACGCGGATAAAGAAGAGGAACTTTACGATATCGTAATAAGCCTCTGTAAAGATATCTTTGAGTGTGATAATACCACTCTTAGGATGTGGAGGGGAAATCTTTTGGTTCCTTCTCGCTTCTTTAAGGAAACAATTCCACCTCGCAGAGACCTCAGTCAGGACGAAGGTTATTCGGGATTCACTTTTAAGACCCGTATGCCTTTACTCATACAGGACTTAACACATCATGCGGAATACATAGACGAGGGAGAAACTACCCGAGCAGTCATGTGTGTTCCGATTATGTATAAAGAAGATTGTTTAGGAACCATTGCAGTAGAGTCAGACACTGAATTTTTCTATAGAGAAGATGATCTCGAAATTTTAGAAGCACTCGGCTCACAGCTTGCACTTGCAATTACGAGTGTTCGTTTGATCCAAGGTTTGGTTCATGCGAATGAAAGAGAGGCTCAGATCCTAAAACAATTGGAATGGGATATGAGAATGGGCCGTAACGTCCAAAGCCAGATCGTAGAGACTACGATTGCTCCTTGGAATGGTCTACATTTCGGAACTTATTATGAACCAATGACTGAAGTTTCCGGAGACTATTTTAATGTAGTCCGTCAAGGAAACTCGATCACTGCGATCATAGTGGATGTATCTGGACACGGTATTCCTGCCGCGTTAGTCACAATGTCCATCCACTATCAATTCCAACGTTGTACTTCCCTTGGTATGGGACTATCCGAAACTTTGGCCGAGTTGGGTGAATCCATCCGGCCACAGCTTCCGGATGGCACTTATTTCACTGCTTTCATTCTGAAAGTTTATAGCGACTATACTTACTCTTATGTAAATGCAGCTCACCAAAAAATGCTACATTACCATAACGGTCATGGGCGGATTGAAGAGTTAGATACCCAGGGAGTTCCTCTTGGTATCTTCGAAGTAGAAAGAAGTAATTTCGAAGAGAAACACGGACGGATCTTACCTGGAGATATTTTATTCTTACCTACTGACGGTATTACTGAACAGAAGAATGAACAACGCCAAGAGTTAGGGAACCAGCGTTTTATAGAATGGATCCGCCAAGAAAAATCAACCATTGAAGAACAAAGAGATAAGATCTATGTTGCGGATTTGGTAGGTTCTTTGATCGGAAGATTCAAAAGATATAAAGGAGATATGAGAAACGGAGATGACGTTTCTTTACTTGCACTCCAATGCAATCCAGAGCTTGGAAAAGCTAAAACATTACTTTCTTTAGCAAAGTCAGCTGCGAAAGCAAAAAAAGACCAAGTCGCTTACGACAAAGCATTGGAAGTATTCTCCATGGATGAGTCTCTCAAAGATAGTTTGGTCCTCCTTGGGAAAATGTATTACAGAGATAGAAATTTCGAGAAGAGCGTACAGTTCTTAGAGAAGTATATCAGAACCAGCGGAGAAGAATCCGAACATATCCATTATCTTTTAGGAAGAGCGTATTACGAACTGGAGAATATTCCAGAAGCAAAGAGAGCATTAAAACGTTCTCTCGCAATCGATCATACATACGCGAAGTCCAGCTTAAGGTTGGCTAGATGTTATTTGAAAGATAATGAGACTCCTAAGGCGATCAAGGTCCTGCAACAAGGTATCAAAAGTGCGCCTACGAATGAGTATCTAAAAATTTCCCTTAAAAAGTTGGAGGAATTAGTAAAAAGAAAATCAGGAGATCTAGTCGTTTCGGAACAAAGAAAAGAAGCGGTTTAATTCATAATAATAAGCGAAGTTCAGGAATCGTGTTCAAAAAATATATAGGAGATTTAGGAAAACATATGCGCATATTGATATTACTTACGCTCGCCTTTGCCTCGAGCGGAATTTGGGCTGACGAAGCCAATCCTGTGACTGCTGAATCCGCGTTAAGCGCAGTTGCAACATTAAGAGATGAAACGAATTGGTTATGGACCTGTATCGCGGGTTTTTTGGTATTTTTTATGCAAGCAGGTTTCGCTTTAGTCGAGGCTGGGTTTACAAGAGCAAAAAATACTGTAAATATTCTAATGAAGAACTTCATGGACTTCTCCTTGGGTTCTTTGGCGTATTGGTTGATCGGATTTTCGATCATGTTTGGACCTCAGCTACTTAGTGGTATCGGATTCGGTTCCATATCTTTAGCTGATAGTCTTTTGATAGTAGATGGAAAGCCTGATCCGAGCAAGTTTACATTCTTCATATTCCAATTGGTGTTTGCAGGAACTGCTGCGACCATCGTTTCGGGAGCTATGGCAGAAAGAACCAAGTTTGTGGATTACGTAATCTTCTCCGTATTGATCACAGCTTTCGTGTATCCAGTCTTTGGTTCAGTAGGCTGGTCCAACTTATTCAACCCGGATAACAAAGGTTATTTGGTAGAAGCAGGATTTATAGATTTTGCTGGTTCCACCATAGTCCACTCGGTAGGCGGATGGGCAGGACTTGCAGGAACAATAGTTCTTGGGCCTCGTATCGGAAAATACCAAGACGGGAAAGTCCTTCCTATCTTAGGTCATAACATGACGATCGCAGCTCTTGGGGTTTTCATTTTATGGTTAGGTTGGTTCGGATTTAACCCTGGATCCACTACTTCTGTCAACGGAGGAAGCTTCGCTATTATCGCAGTTACGACTAACTTTGCGGCGGCCGCTGGAGCAGTCTCTTCCATGGCTGTAACTTGGATACTTTTCAAAAAGCCGGATATAGGTCTTTCTTTGAACGGTGCCTTAGCAGGACTTGTGGCGATCACAGCTCCTTGCGCAAACGTAAGTATCAGTTCTGCGATCATCATCGGACTTGTAGCGGGGATACTCGTAGTATTCAGCGTTTTATTCTTTGATAAGATTAAAATAGACGATCCTGTGGGAGCAGTTTCCGTTCACGGAGTTTGTGGAGCTTGGGGAACTATCGCAGTAGGTCTTTTCGCGGAACAAGCTTTTGGCGGAGTCAATGGTTTATTCTTCGGTGGCGGGATCGACCAGTTACTAGTTCAGCTACAAGGTGTAGGTCTCGGATTTGTTTGGGCATTCGGGGCGAGTTTACTGATATTCTTAGGACTCAGATTCACCATCGGTCTAAGAGTTTCCGAAGACGAAGAGATCCAAGGTCTGGATATTCTGGAACACGGAAACGAAGCGTATCCAATTTCCAAATAAGGAACTTACGAAAACCTCCGCGGTCTACTGCGGGGGTTTTCTTTTACGTTGACGAAAAAGAAAGGTTCCGCCCGAATTGAGGTATGCGTTCTGGATTTGCCATCCGCTTCTTCCAAATATCTCTTTTCTTACTCTGTTTTCTTTTTTTCGGCTGCTTCGAATATGAAGAAACTCTGACTATTAATTCCAATCTAAGCGGGACTTTGGAAATCTCTTACGTGGTTCCGACCAAACGTAAGTCGGAAGAATCTCTCATAAAATTTCTTCCAACTAGACAGGAAGAGATCCAGAACAGATTGAACAAAGGTTTTTTTGCCAAAAGCCTCGTACTAAAAGATTATACCTTCCAAAAATTAGAAAGTTCTGAAGCAGAACCTGGCGTATTCCGTGAAAAAGCAAAGGTGACTTACAAAGTAGATTTCACTGATATTTCTCAGTTAGAAAATGTGCTTCTCGGAAATGTTCAGATCAAAAAAGAGAAGGTGAATACAATCTATATCAAAAGAGAATTCCCTTCTATCAGCAAATCTCTGGAATCTATGCAGATGGACGGAGAGAAAAAGGTCTTAAGTGAAACTTTGAGATTGATCCGCGGGAGCGCGCTTAACTTCAAAGTGAATTTTCCGATCACTTCTGTTTGTTATACAAATCGTGGAGAACAAAGTTTAGGAAGACTCGCTTATAGATTGCCTCTTGCAGACACTGTAGAGAAGTTCGGGAACAAATCCTGGGATTACAGGATTACCTTCGTCTACTAATCTAGTAATGCGGGATTGGGTGCTTGTCGCAAAGGCCTTCGGCACATTGCCCTTTGGGCAACGTCGACAAGCTTGTGCTTAGGTTGATTTTTTCGTTGTTAGAGAATTCCTAACTCGCTGCAGTACTTTCCAAATAGTTCAAATCCATTTCGGTCACTTTCTGTGATTTCATAATGTAATTCTTCGGTAAGATACGTTCTGACTAGGTCAGTGGGAAGTCTGGATTCTTTTTGAATGATATCTTCGATATGAGCTAGGCCGTATTTTAAAGAATCCTCATAGAAACTATCCGGTAATTCCAAAGGTTTTTTGGAAGCCCAGAGTGCAAATATGAAAGAAGTTCCAGTGGTTTCATACCACCATTCTGCCAGGTCCTTTACTTCATAAACATCCGGATCCCATTCTGCAAATAATGCATTGTCCCCGAAAAGCATATGAGACCCTCTTCCGATAGAAATTTCTTCTTTGATGATCTTAGGGTCGGTGGGAGCTACTTCTGGCAATTTTCCGGAATCGTTATGTACGAGTACTCTGACGAGGGCCATACTGGTTCTCGAGCCATTGTCTGTAAGAATTCTATAAGGAGGATAGGCTTCTTTTTTATTTTTGAAAAACTTAATGGAACGGACCTGTTTAGAGGCGCAAACCCCGACTTTCATAGAAACTGAAAGTACGTCCTCGTTTCTTAGGCATTCGATGGAGGATATTAATCCTACGTCTACCAGGCCTCGTAATAGATAATCCTTTAAAAGAGAGGGATTTTCTGGTACGACTTTATGCTCTGAATTCTGCTCGAATCCCCAGGTTAGGGGACGGGCGTTCAGGTGTTTGACGATTCCGATTCTCACTTATTGTTTTTTTCCAGAAAAAAGATCCGTTTTTTTAGCCTATTTACCAGAAAAACGATATATCCCTTCTAAGCCAGAAAAATTAGTTTTTCCTTTCCTTTTCCAGGCTGTTTCCCGACTGTATTCCGGGGTAGGGACCTGTTCGTCCAATCTATGGAATGAGTCCGTCGAAACCGATGCTGATCAAAGTAGATTATGAGATCCTAAATGGTGATCATGAGGCTTTGCGTGCCTATTTGAATTCTCATATAGAAGGGAATCCCTCTTCTGTAATTTTGGATTTGGATGAGGTGCAAGTTCTCACCTCGGTCGCTTTAGGCTCCTTGGTTGCGTTTGCAAATCGCCTCCGAGGCCAGGGTGTACTTTTGGAAACGATCAATGTCAGCCCTAAATTATTAGAAATTATTAAATTAGTCTCTTTGGACCAAGCATTGGGTATTCGCTGATTTATGGATGATAATTTTTCCAGTTTCTCTCAGATCACAGACGAAGAGTTCAAATTCATCAAGGATTTGATGTATAAGGAAACCGGAATATTCCTGGCGGATCATAAAAAGATAATGGTCCAATCCAGGCTAAATTCCAGGGCGAGAATGCATAAGATGCAGAATGTTTCGGAATATATCCGAGGTCTGCAGGCGGATCGTAAGTTTTTCCAAAGTGAACTTACTGAACTAATCAATCGTATTACTACTAACAAAACCGATTTCTTTCGAGAAAATCACCATTTCGAATTTTTGAAAGAAACCTTCTTTCCTTCCGTAGAGGAGAAGGCTTTGAAGTCCGGAAAAAAGCAGCTTCGTATCTGGTCCAGCGCTTGTTCTACAGGCGAGGAACCGTATACAATCGCAGTTACTTGTGCAGAATATTTTATGCATAAGCCTGGTTGGGATATTAAAATTTTTGCATCCGATATTGATACGAATGTGGTGCAAACCGCTCAAGAAGGTATTTACAAAGCGGATCGTTTGGAGCCTGTGAGTGAGGCTCTTAAAAAAAGATATTTTCTAAAAGTTAAGGATCTTTCTGGAAAGAACCAAGACACTTACCAAGTAAAACCTGAGATCAAGTCTATGATCGAATTTTATAAGGTAAATCTTTTAGAAACTCCTTATCCGATACGAGAGAAGGTGGATTGTATTTTTTGCAGGAATGTGATCATCTATTTTGATAAGCCTACTCAAAAGAAAATTTTCGAGAACTTCGAGCATGTTTTGAAGGACAGAGGACTTTTGGTGATTGGCCATTCTGAAACTCTTTTCGGGATCTCGGAAGCATATAAATTCTTAGGCCATACTGTTTATCAGAAAAAGCCTAAAATCTGATTCCACTGTTTCTGAGTGAAACTTTTGCTTTAATTTTCTAAACGATTATAGTTTGAATTTTTCGGAGATATTTTTGAGTATCTCCGCGGTATTCGATAGGTTTCTGGAAGAAGAGGACATTTGTTCCGCTCCTGATGCAGTGTTGATCGTATGCTCGTTGATCTGCATAATCACCTGAGAAATTTCCGAAACCGCTTTTTTCTGTTCGTCCGCAGCTAATTTTACCGCTTCCGATTCAATCCTTACTTTGCCTGCATTATCCGTCACAGCCTGGTTTATATCAGTTTGAGAACCTGTGATAGAGTATAATCTATCCATCGCATCAGAAACCTGATCTACATTTCGGATGATCGCATGAATGATCTCTGTAGATGCTTGGATCCCTTTTGCTCCGCTATCCAATTCTCCGGTGTTTTTATTGATCATCGCAGAGATAGATTTGATAGAAGAGGCAGTCTTTTCTGAAAGTTTGGAGATCTCTTCTGCAACTACTGCAAATCCTTTTCCTGCTTCTCCAGCTCTTGCTGCTTCTATCGCAGCGTTCAACGCGAGAAGTTGGGTTTGTTCAGAAATATCGTTGATGATCCCTATGATTGCGGTCATTTCTCCAGATGATTTTAGAATATTAGAGATCATCGCATTCATTCCAGAAAGAGATTCTTCTCCTTTTTTTGCCTGGAGAGAAATGGACTTTGCCATATTCAGAGTAGCCTGGACTTCATTACCGATCTGACTCACACTTTGGGAAAGTTCTGTGATCTTGATCTGGAATTCAGAAATATTCTTATACTGATTATAGATGGAGCCGGAAATATTATCCATCCCTGCAGACATCTCTTCGACTGTTGCAGACATTTCTTCCGTAGATGCCGCTGTGGATTGGGCTCCATTGGAGAAGTTTTCAGAACTTGCAGATAATTCTTCGGCAGAAGCCGCAAGCTCTTGGGAGATTTTTTGGATATCCCTTACTGAGATTCTCAAACTTTCTAAGAATGAGTTGGTATCCTTGCTTAGATCTCCTATCTCATCCTCATGATAAATTTTTAGACTTGCTGTAAGGTCTCCGCTCGACATGGAACGGAATAATTCTCTCGCTTCTTGTAAAGGATGGAGACGAACATTTACTATTTTATAAATAATGAATATGGAAACGATCAAAAAAACGAGTGCAAATGCGATGATCCTAAATAACATTTGGTGAACTACTTCTGCGAGTTCGTCCTTGGACACCACTGCAGAAACTCTAAGGCCGTATTCCGGAACATCATAAACTGTGGCGATTTTATCCTTTTTGAAAAAATACTCCATATGTTGTTCAGAAGGAAGGGTCATTAATTGTTTGCCCCAATCCGTTTTGCTTAGATCCAATTTTAAGATTAGCGATTTATCTGGATGTCCTACAACCACTCCATTCATATCAGTGATTGCAATATATCCGTCAGATCCAATTGTGATCCCGCTAACAATTGCTTCTGTCATTTTACTAAGTGAGATCGCAAAACCTAAAATACCAACTACTTGGTTTCCTTCTTTGGTCGGAACTGTAAGAACTGCAACTGCTTCTCCAGTTACTGGAGAAGGGTTTACCTTACTTAAAAGATTTTTTCCTTCTAGTGCGGCTTTGATATTTGCATCAAAGCCAGTTCCTCCCCAGCGGAAGTTAATCGCCTTTCCTGTGGCATCTGCAAATACTAAAGGATTTTCTTCCGGAGTGGATAAAAATACGTTCTCATAAGTATCATATTTTTTGAATACGTTTGCGAGAGTTGGGTTTAAATTCCCCTTATCTCTTGCAATGGTTGCTTTGACGAATGGGGTGTTAGAATTAACGAATTCCGCCAAAGTAGCTTGTTGGTCGAAGAAAAATTTGATATGTTTTCCAGCGAGTTTCGAGATCTTTTTCATCTCGTCAATATATGCTTCTTCCACATATTTTTTTGCGGTAAAGTATGCGAAGGAGGAAATCCCAACTGTAAGTAGAACTATAGTAATAGTGCTTACTGCGAGAATAATGATCTTTAAACTGTTTCTTTGCATTTTGTGAGTCGAACCAGGGCTGGATTATATTTTGAACTTTTCGGTTATATTTTTTAGTATTTCCGCTGTTGTGGCTAAGTTCTGAGCAGAGGAGGACATCTGTTCGGAACCAGATGCGGTATTTAAAGTATGCTCGTTGATCTGAGTGATTACTTGAGCGATCTCTCTTACTGCTCTTTTTTGTTCGTCGGTTGCGAGTTTTACACCTTCTGCTTCTGTTCCTACACGATCTGATTGTTCATCCACAGATCTGTTCACTGATTCTTGTGCAGAAGTGATCTCGAATAGATGACTCATTGCTTCGCCAACAGAGTCCACATTTTTGATAATACTATGTAGTATCTCAACGGAAGAACGAATTCCTTTGGCTCCTTCGTCCAGCTCGGAATTATTCTTATTGATCATCTCTCCAATGGATTTGATAGAAGAAGCCGTTTTCACTGAAAGTTTGGAGATCTCCTCTGCAACTACAGCGAATCCTTTTCCTGCTTCTCCGGCTCTTGCTGCTTCTATCGCTGCATTTAATGCGAGAAGTTGAGTTTGATCGGAGATATCATTTATGATCCCAATGATAGATTTCATTTCTCCGGAAGACTTCAGGATATTTTCTATCATGTTGCTCATTCCAGTGAGTGAACTTTCTCCTCTTTTTGCTTCTTGGGAAATGGACTCGGCGATTTGCAGAGTATTTTTGATCTCAGAACCTATCTTTCTTACTCCGGAAGATAATTCCTTTATTTTAGTATGAAATTCTAATATATTCGAATATTGCCTGTCTGTAACTGAGGAAATATTTTCCATACCCGCTGACATTTCTTCTACAGTCGCAGACATTTGTTCAGAAGAAGCAGCTGTAGATTGAGCCCCTGTAGCAAAACTTTGGGAAGAAACTGTTAATTCTTCTGCGGAAGAAGCAAGTTCCATTGCAATACGTTGGATATCTTTGAGTGAAGTCCTAAGACTGGCAATAAATGAATTCAGATCTGAACTCATTGCACCTATCTCGTCGCTGTATACTACTTGAATATCCGAGGTAAGGTCACCTTGGGCCATTGTTTGGAAAAGTTTGCTGGCATTCTCCAATGGATCTAATCTCTTCTTTAAAAGAACATAAAGTAGGAAAATAGAAATCCCAACTGTAGCTATGCTGATTAGTCCAATAGATAGTAATAGTTCTCCGAGTGCCTCTCTGATCTCTGTTTTAGGTTGGATCGCAATTACTGACATTCTCCATTGGTCTAACCTAAAAATAGTAGAGTAACGATCTGCACCTTTGAAACTGAATTCAAAAATTTCTCCACTTTTTAATTCCAGCATCTTCTGGCCATATGGTTCTTTGGCCACATTCAAGTTCATGATCATTTCTTTTTTAGGGTGGGCGATCACAAGCCCTGTTTGGCTCATTACGGAAACATAACCTTGTTCTCCGATACGGATCTTATTGATCACTTTTTCAGAAACATCTTCAAAAGAAAGAGCGATGTTCAGGATCCCAACAATGGTTCCCGCGTTACGGATCGGAACTGAGATCACTGCAACAGGAAGTCCAGTGATAGGAGATTTTTGAGGAGGGCCTAGATAAGATTTCCCTTCTTTTACGGATTCTATATTATCTTTTAGTTCGTCTCCTTGTGCTCTATAGCCTAAAGACTTCCCACCTAAACTATCTGCTAAGATCCTTTTTTGTCCATCCAGGCTCATAACGAAAATGTTTTCGTAAATTCCATATCGTTCGTGAACTTCTTTAAAAAAATCTCCTGCGATTGGTTTTCCAGTAAGTGCGGTTTGTATTGCCCTTGGATCAGCAGCTAACGTCTTAGCCACGTTAGTATGGGAGAGTAAGAATGCATCAAACTCTTGAGCAACCACAGCCACCACATTCTGCATTTGATTGAGATGGTTTTCTGTGATCTTTTTCTGGC
Proteins encoded in this window:
- a CDS encoding methyl-accepting chemotaxis protein, whose protein sequence is MQRNSLKIIILAVSTITIVLLTVGISSFAYFTAKKYVEEAYIDEMKKISKLAGKHIKFFFDQQATLAEFVNSNTPFVKATIARDKGNLNPTLANVFKKYDTYENVFLSTPEENPLVFADATGKAINFRWGGTGFDANIKAALEGKNLLSKVNPSPVTGEAVAVLTVPTKEGNQVVGILGFAISLSKMTEAIVSGITIGSDGYIAITDMNGVVVGHPDKSLILKLDLSKTDWGKQLMTLPSEQHMEYFFKKDKIATVYDVPEYGLRVSAVVSKDELAEVVHQMLFRIIAFALVFLIVSIFIIYKIVNVRLHPLQEARELFRSMSSGDLTASLKIYHEDEIGDLSKDTNSFLESLRISVRDIQKISQELAASAEELSASSENFSNGAQSTAASTEEMSATVEEMSAGMDNISGSIYNQYKNISEFQIKITELSQSVSQIGNEVQATLNMAKSISLQAKKGEESLSGMNAMISNILKSSGEMTAIIGIINDISEQTQLLALNAAIEAARAGEAGKGFAVVAEEISKLSEKTASSIKSISAMINKNTGELDSGAKGIQASTEIIHAIIRNVDQVSDAMDRLYSITGSQTDINQAVTDNAGKVRIESEAVKLAADEQKKAVSEISQVIMQINEHTINTASGAEQMSSSSRNLSNTAEILKNISEKFKL
- a CDS encoding methyl-accepting chemotaxis protein — its product is MQKSSLKFILLGAGIVILTVLTLLISGNAYYFGQKKITENHLNQMQNVVAVVAQEFDAFLLSHTNVAKTLAADPRAIQTALTGKPIAGDFFKEVHERYGIYENIFVMSLDGQKRILADSLGGKSLGYRAQGDELKDNIESVKEGKSYLGPPQKSPITGLPVAVISVPIRNAGTIVGILNIALSFEDVSEKVINKIRIGEQGYVSVMSQTGLVIAHPKKEMIMNLNVAKEPYGQKMLELKSGEIFEFSFKGADRYSTIFRLDQWRMSVIAIQPKTEIREALGELLLSIGLISIATVGISIFLLYVLLKKRLDPLENASKLFQTMAQGDLTSDIQVVYSDEIGAMSSDLNSFIASLRTSLKDIQRIAMELASSAEELTVSSQSFATGAQSTAASSEQMSATVEEMSAGMENISSVTDRQYSNILEFHTKIKELSSGVRKIGSEIKNTLQIAESISQEAKRGESSLTGMSNMIENILKSSGEMKSIIGIINDISDQTQLLALNAAIEAARAGEAGKGFAVVAEEISKLSVKTASSIKSIGEMINKNNSELDEGAKGIRSSVEILHSIIKNVDSVGEAMSHLFEITSAQESVNRSVDEQSDRVGTEAEGVKLATDEQKRAVREIAQVITQINEHTLNTASGSEQMSSSAQNLATTAEILKNITEKFKI